In one Nocardia tengchongensis genomic region, the following are encoded:
- a CDS encoding glycosyltransferase family 39 protein, which produces MTLTITPEAESTTAPPPFAWRGVLLVSGLITLVWSVSAFRFQLAGDELYYLACGRRLAVSYVDNGPLIPLIARLSDVIAPGSVIALRIPGLLFLIAVSVLTAAVAFECGARPRFQILAAAAYAASPFIFAYTVLDSVAIDVAFQALIIWLLVRWVRTRRDRLLVAAGVAAAIDVQDKWLVLMLGACVGFAMLVAGPREILRRPALWVGLLIMGAAMTPALLWQASHDWPQLATNAAIAHETAQSDGGQWGTIVAIMIVTGFLGGGLGVLGIYGLAREPKLRPYRFVLIAAAAMIVLVVASHGRSYYVAGIVPALFGAGAAMLSGLFDTASPRSVAVLRRLFTVLTVLTALLAAALATFPYPKSWIDIPNTSKLGFLQHYGNDDWEDLADAVDIVATSLPPEEQARTAVVAEAYNEAGALDHYRKFKAIPPVYSPNRGFAEWGPPPDSATTILWVGYNDSPEQRAFLANFAQATPTLKLDNELGIAGQNHHVTVWICREPKVPLSVAWPKLTYMIVPPAS; this is translated from the coding sequence ATGACGCTCACTATCACCCCCGAAGCCGAATCGACCACCGCGCCACCGCCCTTCGCGTGGCGGGGCGTCCTGCTGGTCTCCGGTCTGATCACGCTGGTCTGGTCGGTCTCGGCGTTCCGGTTCCAATTGGCCGGGGACGAGCTGTACTACCTGGCCTGCGGGCGGCGGCTCGCGGTCAGTTACGTCGACAACGGTCCGCTGATCCCGCTGATCGCGCGGCTGTCCGATGTGATCGCGCCCGGATCGGTGATCGCGCTGCGGATACCCGGGTTGCTGTTCCTGATCGCGGTATCGGTGCTCACGGCCGCGGTCGCCTTCGAATGCGGTGCGCGGCCGCGGTTCCAGATTCTCGCGGCCGCGGCGTACGCCGCCTCGCCGTTCATCTTCGCCTACACCGTGCTCGACAGCGTCGCGATCGATGTGGCGTTCCAGGCGTTGATCATCTGGCTGCTGGTGCGCTGGGTGCGCACCCGCCGCGATCGCCTGCTGGTCGCCGCCGGGGTGGCCGCCGCGATCGATGTGCAGGACAAGTGGCTGGTGCTGATGCTCGGCGCCTGCGTCGGTTTCGCCATGCTGGTGGCTGGTCCGCGGGAGATCCTGCGTCGCCCGGCCCTGTGGGTGGGACTGCTGATCATGGGCGCGGCCATGACCCCGGCGCTGTTGTGGCAGGCCTCCCACGATTGGCCGCAGCTGGCGACCAACGCGGCGATCGCCCACGAGACCGCGCAGAGCGACGGCGGCCAGTGGGGCACCATCGTGGCGATCATGATCGTCACCGGATTCCTCGGCGGCGGCCTGGGTGTGCTCGGCATCTACGGTCTGGCCCGGGAGCCGAAGCTGCGGCCGTACCGGTTCGTGCTGATCGCGGCGGCGGCGATGATCGTGCTGGTGGTGGCGAGCCACGGCCGGTCCTATTACGTGGCCGGGATCGTGCCCGCGCTCTTCGGTGCGGGCGCGGCAATGCTGTCCGGACTCTTCGACACGGCGAGCCCGCGCTCGGTTGCCGTGCTGCGGCGGCTGTTCACGGTTCTCACGGTGCTGACCGCACTGCTGGCCGCCGCCTTGGCGACGTTCCCGTATCCGAAGAGCTGGATCGACATTCCGAACACCAGCAAGCTGGGCTTCCTGCAGCACTACGGCAATGACGACTGGGAGGATCTGGCCGACGCCGTCGACATCGTGGCGACGAGCCTGCCGCCCGAGGAGCAGGCGCGCACCGCGGTCGTCGCCGAGGCCTACAACGAGGCGGGCGCGCTCGACCACTATCGGAAGTTCAAGGCGATCCCGCCGGTGTACAGCCCCAATCGTGGCTTCGCCGAATGGGGTCCGCCGCCGGACTCGGCCACCACCATCCTGTGGGTCGGCTACAACGACAGTCCCGAGCAGCGGGCCTTCCTGGCCAACTTCGCGCAGGCCACGCCCACGCTGAAGCTCGACAACGAGCTGGGCATCGCCGGTCAGAATCACCATGTGACCGTGTGGATCTGCCGCGAGCCCAAGGTCCCGTTGTCGGTGGCATGGCCCAAACTGACCTACATGATCGTTCCACCGGCGTCATGA
- a CDS encoding SGNH/GDSL hydrolase family protein, translating into MMSFRTRAAALPFRLAAAVAVLAAACSAGVAGADPAPAAAEGRTLVVMGDSFAANPSCDGVLVKCDGNKDADSHECLHRDTSWPVQLSALMNVPASDFENATCTNASIDSGPVTSTGKEVPGRDGYTLAQLALKASKNGAFGPRTQVVAIQLGANDEWPHDSATAADAPAQLRCAFNMSEGCNPDAVEQGRWPDLNSVTGPAYADRIRKVVEYVKYYAPNAKIQLVGYPELAPADSNVWCLDVMGVFRYVQPRAGAINQFWNRLNDAERDAAHLLSIDYVDARVPTAGHGLCSPDPWLLAALDPKVNLVGLPFHPTPRGDTAVAAEVYSHLATR; encoded by the coding sequence ATGATGAGTTTCAGGACCAGGGCCGCCGCGCTCCCGTTCCGGCTGGCCGCGGCCGTCGCCGTGCTCGCGGCGGCCTGCTCGGCCGGTGTCGCCGGGGCCGACCCGGCACCGGCCGCGGCGGAGGGCCGCACGCTGGTGGTGATGGGTGATTCGTTCGCCGCGAACCCGTCCTGCGACGGCGTCCTGGTGAAGTGCGACGGCAACAAGGACGCCGACTCGCACGAATGCCTGCACCGCGACACCTCGTGGCCGGTGCAGCTGAGCGCGTTGATGAACGTCCCCGCCTCGGACTTCGAGAACGCCACCTGCACCAATGCGTCGATCGACAGCGGCCCGGTCACCTCCACCGGTAAGGAGGTGCCCGGCCGCGACGGCTACACCCTGGCGCAGCTGGCGCTCAAGGCCTCGAAGAACGGCGCGTTCGGCCCCCGCACCCAGGTGGTGGCGATCCAGTTGGGCGCCAATGACGAATGGCCGCACGACTCGGCCACCGCCGCCGACGCCCCGGCCCAGTTGCGGTGCGCGTTCAATATGAGCGAGGGCTGCAATCCCGACGCGGTGGAGCAGGGTCGCTGGCCCGATCTGAACTCGGTCACCGGCCCGGCCTACGCCGACCGCATTCGCAAGGTCGTGGAGTACGTGAAGTACTACGCCCCCAATGCGAAGATCCAGCTGGTCGGCTATCCCGAACTGGCTCCGGCGGATTCGAACGTCTGGTGCCTCGACGTCATGGGCGTGTTCCGCTACGTCCAGCCGCGGGCCGGCGCCATCAACCAGTTCTGGAACCGGCTCAACGACGCCGAACGCGATGCGGCGCACCTGCTCTCGATCGACTACGTGGACGCCCGGGTCCCGACCGCCGGCCACGGCCTGTGCTCGCCGGACCCGTGGCTGCTGGCCGCGCTCGACCCGAAGGTCAATCTGGTCGGTCTCCCCTTCCACCCGACGCCGCGCGGCGACACCGCGGTGGCCGCCGAGGTCTACAGCCACCTCGCGACCCGGTAG
- the prpD gene encoding 2-methylcitrate dehydratase PrpD, with protein MKNHLVRTHRSAERFPRTEHLAWRIADVAADPVDVDPDVEQMIVNRLIDNAAVAAASITRRPVANARAQALAHPYRPGATVFGASGSYSPEWAAWANGVAVRELDFHDTFLAAEYSHPGDNIPPVLAVAQHTGRSGRDLIRGLATGYEIQVDLVRAICLHEHKIDHVAHLGPSAAAGIGTLLGLGTETIYQAIGQALHTTTATRQSRKGEISSWKAYAPAFAGKMAVEAVDRAMRGEGAPSPIWEGEDGVIAWLLGGPDAEYSVPLPGPGEPKRGILDTYTKEHSAEYQSQAPIDLACRMRERIGDLDQIATIVLHTSHHTHYVIGTGSNDPQKFDPNASRETLDHSITYIFAVALQDGVWHHERSYAPERAQRPDTIALWNKISTAEDPEWTRRYHSTDPNEKAFGARAEITLRSGEVIIDELAVADAHPLGARPFARDQYIAKFRTLAAGVVEPTEQDRFLEAVQRAGELSPNELSELTFTVSPDVLARAPRSPKGLF; from the coding sequence ATGAAGAATCATCTCGTCCGCACCCATCGCTCCGCCGAGCGCTTTCCCCGCACGGAACACCTCGCCTGGCGGATTGCCGACGTCGCGGCCGACCCCGTGGACGTCGACCCCGACGTCGAGCAGATGATCGTCAATCGGCTCATCGACAACGCCGCGGTCGCGGCCGCCTCGATCACCCGGCGGCCGGTCGCCAACGCCCGCGCCCAGGCCCTGGCCCACCCCTACCGGCCGGGCGCCACCGTCTTCGGCGCGAGCGGCTCCTACTCGCCGGAATGGGCGGCCTGGGCCAACGGCGTCGCCGTGCGCGAACTGGACTTCCACGACACCTTCCTGGCCGCGGAGTACTCCCACCCGGGCGACAACATTCCGCCCGTCCTCGCCGTCGCCCAGCACACCGGCCGCAGCGGCCGCGACCTGATCCGCGGTCTGGCAACGGGTTACGAGATCCAGGTGGACCTGGTCCGCGCGATCTGCCTGCACGAGCACAAGATCGACCACGTCGCGCACCTCGGCCCGTCGGCCGCCGCCGGCATCGGCACGCTGCTCGGACTCGGCACCGAAACCATCTACCAGGCCATCGGCCAGGCCCTGCATACCACGACCGCCACCCGCCAGTCCCGCAAGGGCGAGATCTCCAGCTGGAAGGCCTATGCGCCCGCCTTCGCCGGGAAGATGGCCGTGGAAGCGGTGGATCGCGCGATGCGCGGCGAGGGCGCGCCGTCCCCGATCTGGGAGGGCGAGGACGGCGTGATCGCCTGGCTGCTGGGCGGTCCCGACGCGGAGTACTCGGTGCCGCTGCCCGGCCCCGGCGAACCCAAACGCGGCATCCTCGACACCTACACCAAAGAGCACTCGGCCGAGTACCAGAGCCAGGCCCCCATCGACCTGGCCTGCCGGATGCGCGAGCGGATCGGCGACCTGGACCAGATCGCCACGATCGTGCTGCACACCAGCCACCACACCCACTACGTGATCGGCACCGGCTCCAACGATCCACAGAAATTCGACCCCAACGCTTCTCGCGAAACCCTGGATCACTCGATCACGTACATCTTCGCGGTCGCGCTGCAGGACGGCGTCTGGCATCACGAGCGCTCCTACGCCCCCGAACGCGCGCAGCGCCCCGACACCATCGCGCTGTGGAACAAGATCTCCACCGCCGAGGATCCGGAATGGACGCGCCGCTACCACTCCACCGACCCGAACGAGAAGGCGTTCGGCGCGCGCGCCGAAATCACCTTGCGCAGTGGCGAAGTCATCATCGACGAGCTCGCCGTGGCCGACGCCCACCCGCTGGGCGCGCGGCCATTCGCGCGGGACCAGTACATCGCCAAGTTCCGCACCCTCGCCGCGGGCGTCGTCGAGCCCACCGAGCAGGACCGCTTCCTCGAGGCGGTTCAGCGCGCGGGCGAGCTGTCCCCGAACGAGCTGTCGGAGCTCACCTTCACCGTCTCACCGGATGTGCTCGCCCGCGCGCCCCGGTCGCCGAAGGGACTGTTCTGA
- a CDS encoding short-chain fatty acyl-CoA regulator family protein — protein MQKMYAGARLRALRERRGLSQSALAKTLELSVSYINQLEHDQRPLTVPVLLRLNARFDLDMGFFAADTDARLIADLQDVFAEDPEGGDITTAEIDDLVARVPAAARVLVGLHRRLRGTTEQMERVSAGIDGAPGESAVAMPYEDVRDYFYDRRNHIPELDTAAEQLFDRNGLSLGGLDLQLTRLLREQHGIAVLIRTDDPSHPGPKRVFDADSRVLTLARRLTAGQRAFQLATQLAFLTQAEVIADLIDATDAMPENSRGLLRIGLANYFAGALILPYTRFWDAAESLRYDIELLAATFEVGFETVCHRLSTLQRPGKRGVPFFFVRTDRAGNISKRQSATAFHFSRVGGSCPLWVVHDAFSTPGSIRTQIARMPDGRNYLWLARTTDEKTPGYLSPTRDFAIGLGCDLTYADKLIYSHGLPVDDPRTAVPIGAGCKVCERTDCAQRAFPQLGRPIRVDDNSSLTIPYAPIT, from the coding sequence ATGCAGAAGATGTACGCGGGCGCGCGCCTGCGCGCCTTGCGGGAGCGGCGCGGGCTGTCCCAGTCCGCGCTGGCCAAGACGCTGGAGCTCTCGGTGAGCTACATCAATCAGCTCGAGCACGACCAGCGTCCGCTGACCGTGCCGGTGCTGCTGCGCCTGAACGCGCGCTTCGACCTGGATATGGGTTTCTTCGCCGCCGACACCGATGCCCGGCTCATCGCCGACCTGCAGGACGTGTTCGCCGAGGACCCGGAGGGCGGCGACATCACCACCGCCGAGATCGACGATCTGGTGGCCCGGGTGCCCGCGGCGGCGCGCGTGCTGGTCGGCCTGCATCGGCGCTTGCGTGGCACCACCGAGCAGATGGAACGCGTCTCCGCCGGAATCGACGGCGCTCCGGGCGAATCCGCGGTCGCCATGCCCTACGAGGATGTCCGCGACTACTTCTACGACCGGCGCAACCACATCCCCGAACTCGACACCGCGGCCGAGCAGCTGTTCGACCGGAACGGCCTGAGCCTGGGCGGGCTCGACCTGCAGCTGACCCGCCTGCTGCGCGAGCAGCACGGCATCGCGGTCCTCATCCGCACCGACGATCCCAGCCATCCGGGTCCGAAACGGGTTTTCGACGCCGACAGCCGGGTGCTGACCCTGGCGCGCCGGCTCACCGCCGGTCAGCGAGCATTCCAGTTGGCCACGCAGCTGGCCTTTCTCACCCAGGCAGAGGTGATCGCCGACCTGATCGACGCGACCGACGCCATGCCCGAGAATTCACGCGGCTTGCTGCGCATCGGTCTGGCCAACTACTTCGCGGGCGCGCTGATCCTGCCCTACACCCGGTTCTGGGACGCGGCCGAATCGCTGCGTTACGACATCGAATTGCTGGCCGCCACCTTCGAGGTCGGGTTCGAGACGGTCTGCCACCGCCTGTCCACGCTGCAGCGTCCGGGCAAGCGCGGGGTGCCGTTCTTCTTCGTGCGCACCGATCGCGCCGGGAACATCTCGAAACGCCAGTCCGCCACCGCGTTCCACTTCTCCCGGGTCGGGGGCAGCTGCCCGCTGTGGGTGGTGCACGACGCGTTCTCCACACCGGGCAGCATCCGCACCCAGATCGCCCGGATGCCCGACGGCCGCAACTATCTGTGGCTGGCGCGCACCACCGACGAGAAGACGCCCGGATACCTGTCCCCCACCCGGGATTTCGCCATCGGACTGGGCTGCGACCTGACCTACGCGGACAAGCTGATCTACTCGCACGGCCTGCCCGTCGACGACCCGCGGACGGCGGTGCCGATCGGCGCGGGCTGCAAGGTGTGTGAGCGCACCGACTGCGCCCAGCGCGCCTTCCCGCAGCTGGGCCGCCCGATCCGGGTGGACGACAACAGTTCCCTGACCATCCCGTACGCGCCGATCACGTAG
- the prpB gene encoding methylisocitrate lyase yields MTGLLAAATPATDKRAAFKAGLTSGTIQRFPGAFNPLVAKLIQEIGFEGVYVSGAVLSADLGLPDIGLTTLTEVAGRGQQIARVTDLPVLIDADTGFGEPMSAARTVTVMEDAGIAGLHLEDQVNPKRCGHLDGKAVVPADEMVRRLRAAVSARRDPNFVICARTDAAGIEGIDAAIDRAQAYAEAGADLIFTEALHTPAEFEKFRAAVSIPLLANMTEFGKSELIPAETLESIGYNAVIYPVTTLRLAMFAAETGLREIAATGTQAGLLDRMQHRSRLYELLEYERYNEFDSDIFNFTLARNQ; encoded by the coding sequence ATGACCGGCCTGCTCGCCGCCGCCACCCCCGCTACCGACAAGCGCGCCGCCTTCAAGGCGGGCCTGACCTCCGGCACGATCCAGCGGTTCCCCGGTGCCTTCAATCCCTTGGTGGCCAAGCTGATCCAAGAGATCGGGTTCGAAGGCGTGTACGTCTCCGGCGCCGTGCTCTCCGCCGATCTGGGCCTGCCCGATATCGGCCTGACCACCCTGACCGAGGTTGCGGGCCGCGGGCAGCAGATCGCGCGGGTCACCGATCTGCCGGTGCTCATCGACGCCGACACCGGATTCGGTGAGCCCATGAGCGCCGCCCGCACCGTCACCGTCATGGAGGACGCCGGCATCGCCGGCCTGCACCTCGAAGACCAGGTGAATCCGAAGCGCTGCGGCCACCTCGACGGCAAGGCGGTGGTTCCGGCCGATGAGATGGTGCGCCGGTTGCGGGCGGCCGTATCCGCGCGGCGCGACCCGAACTTCGTGATCTGCGCGCGCACCGATGCCGCCGGGATCGAGGGCATCGATGCCGCGATCGACCGGGCACAGGCGTACGCGGAAGCCGGTGCGGACCTGATCTTCACCGAGGCGCTGCACACCCCCGCCGAGTTCGAGAAGTTCCGGGCCGCCGTCTCGATTCCCCTGCTGGCCAACATGACCGAGTTCGGCAAATCCGAACTGATTCCCGCCGAGACGCTGGAATCGATCGGCTACAACGCCGTCATCTATCCGGTGACCACGCTGCGGCTGGCCATGTTCGCCGCCGAAACCGGGCTGCGGGAGATCGCGGCCACCGGCACCCAGGCCGGGCTGCTGGACCGCATGCAGCACCGCAGCCGGCTCTACGAGCTCCTCGAATACGAGCGCTACAACGAATTCGATTCCGACATCTTCAATTTCACTCTGGCGAGGAACCAATGA
- the metE gene encoding 5-methyltetrahydropteroyltriglutamate--homocysteine S-methyltransferase, whose product MPNPENTFTATVLGLPRIGPNRELKRAIEAYWAGRIDAAALHGLAGGLRVAQLNAVRAAGLDSIPVGTFSYYDQMLDTAVLLGALPERVHGIADELDRYFAAARGTAEVAPLEMTKWFDTNYHYLVPELSAATEFSLHPDKPLAELEEALALGIPARPVIIGPITFLKLAKSVDGSELLDRLPDLLPLYERLLGLLAAAGARWVQIDEPALVTDLTEAELALVHSTYQRLAAGSGRPDLLVAGYFGRLGPVLPVLAATGVEAIAVDLVAGGDADVAAAQELSGTLLVAGVVDGYNVWRTDPDRALTGLAALGAGGAPVAVSSSCSLLHVPYSLAAEPDLEPRLRSWLAFGAEKIAEIRLLATVLHEGQDAAAEQLDIARTAVLDRRSDARLCDPTVRARLAGLDAADGRRVPADERRRLQQERLQLPPLPTTTIGSYPQTGRIRVARAALRRAEIDRAEYDTRMRAEIAEVIALQEEIGLDVLVHGEPERNDMVQYFAEQLDGFAATANGWVQSYGTRCVRPPILFGDVTRPAAMTVDWITYAQSLTGKPVKGMLTGPVTILAWSYVRDDQPLADTARQIALAIRDETVDLEAAGIAIIQVDEPALRELLPLRRADQPGYLEWAVQAFRLATSGVADTTQIHTHLCYSEFGEIIGAIAGLDADVTSIEAARSHMEVLDDLNAAGFDLGVGPGVYDIHSPRVPSTEEIGTSLALALKAVPAERLWVNPDCGLKTRGTAEATESLRNLVAAARALR is encoded by the coding sequence ATGCCGAACCCTGAGAACACCTTCACCGCCACGGTGCTGGGCCTGCCCCGCATCGGCCCGAACCGGGAACTGAAACGCGCCATCGAGGCGTACTGGGCGGGGCGGATCGACGCCGCCGCACTGCACGGCCTCGCCGGGGGCCTGCGCGTCGCGCAACTCAACGCGGTGCGTGCCGCCGGACTGGATTCGATTCCGGTGGGCACCTTCTCGTACTACGACCAGATGCTCGACACCGCCGTGCTGCTGGGCGCGCTGCCCGAGCGGGTGCACGGCATCGCCGACGAGCTGGACCGCTACTTCGCGGCCGCGCGCGGCACCGCCGAGGTCGCGCCGCTCGAGATGACCAAGTGGTTCGACACCAACTACCACTATCTGGTGCCGGAGCTGTCGGCCGCGACGGAGTTCTCCCTGCACCCGGACAAGCCGCTGGCGGAACTGGAAGAAGCTCTGGCGCTGGGCATTCCGGCCCGCCCGGTGATCATCGGGCCGATCACCTTCCTGAAACTGGCCAAGTCGGTGGACGGCAGTGAGCTGCTCGATCGCCTGCCGGATCTGCTGCCGCTGTACGAGCGGCTGCTGGGCCTGCTGGCCGCGGCTGGCGCGCGCTGGGTGCAGATCGACGAGCCGGCGCTGGTCACCGATCTGACGGAAGCCGAACTGGCGCTGGTGCATTCGACGTATCAGCGGCTGGCCGCCGGGTCGGGGCGACCGGATCTGCTGGTGGCCGGCTACTTCGGCCGGTTGGGTCCGGTGCTGCCGGTGCTGGCGGCCACCGGGGTCGAGGCCATCGCCGTCGACCTGGTCGCGGGCGGTGACGCGGATGTGGCCGCGGCGCAGGAGCTTTCCGGGACGCTCCTGGTCGCGGGCGTCGTCGACGGCTACAACGTGTGGCGCACCGATCCCGATCGGGCGCTGACCGGGCTGGCCGCTCTCGGCGCGGGCGGCGCGCCCGTGGCGGTGTCGAGTTCCTGCTCGCTGCTGCATGTGCCCTACAGCCTCGCCGCCGAGCCCGACCTGGAGCCGCGCCTGCGGTCCTGGCTGGCGTTCGGAGCCGAGAAGATCGCCGAGATCCGGCTGCTGGCCACCGTCCTGCATGAGGGGCAGGACGCGGCCGCCGAGCAGTTGGACATCGCGCGAACGGCCGTGCTGGACAGGCGATCCGACGCCCGGCTGTGCGATCCGACGGTCCGGGCCCGGCTGGCCGGGCTGGATGCCGCCGACGGACGCCGGGTGCCCGCGGACGAGCGGCGGCGGTTGCAGCAAGAACGTCTGCAACTGCCGCCGCTGCCGACCACGACCATCGGCTCCTACCCGCAGACCGGCCGCATCCGGGTGGCGCGGGCAGCCCTGCGCCGCGCCGAGATCGATCGGGCCGAGTACGACACCCGCATGCGCGCCGAGATCGCCGAAGTCATTGCGCTGCAAGAGGAGATCGGCCTGGACGTGCTGGTGCACGGCGAGCCCGAACGCAACGACATGGTGCAGTACTTCGCCGAGCAGCTGGACGGATTCGCCGCCACCGCGAACGGGTGGGTGCAGTCGTACGGCACCCGCTGCGTCCGCCCGCCGATCCTGTTCGGCGACGTGACCCGCCCGGCGGCCATGACCGTCGACTGGATCACCTACGCGCAGTCGCTGACCGGCAAGCCGGTCAAGGGCATGCTCACCGGGCCGGTCACCATCCTGGCGTGGTCGTACGTGCGTGACGACCAGCCGCTCGCCGACACCGCGCGCCAGATCGCGCTGGCCATCCGGGACGAGACGGTCGATCTGGAAGCCGCCGGGATCGCCATCATCCAGGTGGACGAGCCGGCGCTGCGGGAGCTGCTGCCGCTGCGCCGCGCCGATCAGCCCGGGTACCTGGAGTGGGCGGTGCAGGCGTTCCGGCTGGCCACCTCCGGCGTCGCCGACACCACCCAGATCCACACCCACCTGTGCTATTCGGAGTTCGGTGAGATCATCGGCGCCATCGCGGGATTGGACGCCGACGTCACCTCGATCGAGGCGGCCCGCTCGCACATGGAGGTGCTCGACGACCTCAACGCGGCGGGCTTCGACCTGGGCGTGGGACCGGGCGTGTACGACATCCACTCGCCGCGGGTGCCCAGCACCGAGGAGATCGGGACCTCGCTCGCGCTGGCACTGAAAGCGGTTCCGGCCGAACGGCTCTGGGTCAACCCGGACTGCGGGCTCAAGACCCGCGGCACCGCCGAGGCGACCGAGTCGCTGCGCAACCTGGTGGCCGCCGCACGGGCGCTGCGCTGA
- a CDS encoding bifunctional 2-methylcitrate synthase/citrate synthase — MNAVSRSDSFGGGGGATGGPETAIRTIYKGLAGVVVDTTAISKVVPETNSLTYRGYAVQDLAAHCSFEQVAYLLWHGELPGDAQLAQFLQQERAARRVDRSLLSLVAKLPENCHPMDVVRTAISYLGAEDPAEDDNSPKANRAKALRMMAVLPTIVAADHRRRRGLDPIAPHSHLGFAENFLNMCFGTVPAPELVKAFEVSLILYAEHSFNASTFAARVVTSTRSDIYSAVTAAIGALKGPLHGGANEAVMHDMIEIGDPALAAAWLRNKLSGKEKVMGFGHRVYKNGDSRVPTMRKALLDIAAATDGGRWVRMYDVLERTMNEATGIEPNLDFPTGPAYYLLGFDIEAFTAIFVMSRITGWTAHIIEQSESNALIRPLSEYVGVPPRSVVAG; from the coding sequence ATGAACGCAGTATCGCGCAGCGATTCGTTTGGGGGTGGTGGTGGGGCGACGGGTGGGCCGGAGACCGCGATCCGGACCATTTACAAAGGTCTCGCCGGCGTCGTCGTCGACACCACCGCTATCTCGAAGGTGGTGCCGGAAACCAACTCGCTGACCTACCGCGGCTACGCGGTCCAGGATCTGGCCGCGCACTGCAGCTTCGAGCAGGTCGCCTATCTGCTGTGGCACGGCGAACTGCCCGGTGACGCTCAGCTCGCGCAATTCCTGCAACAGGAGCGAGCCGCGCGGCGCGTGGATCGGTCACTGCTGTCTCTGGTGGCCAAACTGCCCGAGAACTGCCACCCGATGGACGTGGTGCGCACCGCGATCAGCTACCTGGGCGCCGAAGATCCGGCCGAGGACGACAATTCACCGAAGGCCAACCGCGCCAAGGCCTTACGCATGATGGCGGTACTGCCGACCATCGTCGCCGCCGACCACCGCCGACGGCGCGGCCTGGATCCCATTGCGCCGCACTCGCATCTGGGCTTCGCCGAGAACTTCCTGAACATGTGCTTCGGCACAGTGCCCGCGCCGGAGCTGGTGAAGGCGTTCGAAGTCTCGCTGATCCTCTACGCGGAGCACAGTTTCAACGCCTCCACCTTCGCCGCCCGCGTGGTCACCTCCACCCGGTCCGACATCTACAGCGCGGTCACCGCCGCCATCGGCGCGCTCAAGGGCCCGCTGCACGGCGGGGCGAACGAGGCGGTCATGCACGACATGATCGAGATCGGCGACCCGGCCCTGGCCGCGGCCTGGCTCCGGAACAAGCTGTCCGGCAAGGAAAAGGTGATGGGCTTCGGCCACCGGGTCTACAAGAACGGCGACTCCCGGGTGCCGACCATGCGGAAGGCCCTCCTGGACATCGCCGCCGCGACCGACGGCGGCCGCTGGGTGCGGATGTACGACGTCCTCGAACGCACCATGAACGAGGCCACCGGGATCGAACCCAACCTGGACTTCCCCACCGGCCCCGCCTACTACCTGCTCGGCTTCGACATCGAGGCGTTCACCGCGATCTTCGTGATGAGCCGGATCACCGGCTGGACCGCCCACATCATCGAACAGAGCGAATCCAACGCGCTGATCCGGCCGCTGAGCGAATACGTCGGCGTCCCGCCACGATCCGTCGTGGCGGGATGA
- a CDS encoding CbtB-domain containing protein, producing MATSFAPRSGLGSGALAIPTTALWLVGTTLLALLALYFIGIDQGAVSVFGSDMHVHEFVHDGRHFLGFPCH from the coding sequence GTGGCTACCTCTTTCGCTCCTCGCTCCGGTCTCGGCAGCGGCGCGCTCGCGATCCCGACCACGGCCCTGTGGCTGGTCGGCACCACGCTGCTGGCGCTGCTGGCCCTGTACTTCATCGGCATCGATCAGGGTGCGGTGTCGGTCTTCGGCAGCGACATGCACGTGCACGAGTTCGTGCACGACGGCCGGCATTTCCTCGGTTTCCCCTGCCACTAG